The following nucleotide sequence is from Phycisphaera sp..
CGGCTGAGCACCCAGATGATGCGCTTGTCGCCCGTGTCGATGTACGCGATGCCCTCCATGCCCGGGCGCAGCCAGCCAGGCGGGTTGGTCAGCGTGCCGCGGAGCTCGAAGACGTTGCTGCCCTCGTCGGGCTGGCCCAAGGGCACGAGGCTGGTGGCGTTGAACTCGAACCGCTCGCCGGGTCGGGCTCGGGTCGCGAAGCCGCCGATGCTCTCGGGCGAGACGTAGCCGATGTCGTTGTCCGGAACGCGGGCGATGACTTCGAGCTCGTCGAGGTTGGCGATGCGGAACACCGGCTCACCCACGTTGATGGCCGAGCCGATCATGCGCCTGGGGTCGCCCGAGACGATGGTGCCATCAATGGGCGCGACCATCACGGCGCGTTCGATCTGCACGTCGATGTACCGCAGGCGCGCTTGTTCCTGCTCGAGCCGGCCGAGCGCCTGGTCCGCGGCGTTGAGGTCGCCCTCCTTGCGGGCCTCGTCGGCTTCTCGCCTGGCCGCGGAAACCGAGGCTTGCGAGTCGATGCGGCTCTCGCGGAGTTCGGTCGTGTCCAGCATCATGAGAACGTCGCCCTTGGCCACCTGGACGCCCGGCCTGATGCGCTCGGGCACGCTGGCGATGATGCCCGCGAAGGGCGCCGCCACCGCACGCTCGTGGACGGCCGACAACTCGGCCTGCGCGTCGATGCGGTAGGGAATCTTGACAAACGTGACAATTAATAGCGTTACGAGCGCGACGAGCGCGGCAACCTTCCACGCCGTGTGCCGCGGGCCAACGAGCCAGGTGCCGCTCTTGAGCACGCTGTGCCAGGCGCGCTGGGGGATCGGCCGATCGTCGCTGCGGCGCAGTTCGATGACCGGACCCACGAGGTCGAGCGTGGCCTGGAGCAGTTCGAGCTTGGCGGGTTCAAGCTGGTCTTCTTCGGAAAGCTCGATGGTGACCACACCGACGACGCGCTCACCCGCCCGGATGGGCAGCGAGGCGACCTTGAGGCGGGCGTCCGACGACGCGAGCTGCCGGTGGGCGTGCGTGACGGCTCCCGAGAGCGTGGGATCGACCGCGGGCTCCAGATCACTCTCGGGATTTCCGCTGGCAACCTGCGGGATCGGATAGACCACCGCGTGGGCCTGGTCGTAGCACTCTTCCATCGCGGCTTGCAGCATGCGCACCATGTGCAGGCGGCGGTCGACGTGCTCGGTATCGCTGAGCGCCTGGACGCGGACGACACCCGAGTCGCCGAGTCCCTTGATCCAGCCGATGGCCGCGCGGTCGGCCGTGGCGGCGCGGGCTAGATCGTTGACAAGCTGGAGGCATGCGCCCTTGAAGCCGCTGGCCTCGTTGATTGACGCGATAAGCCGGCCGGCCAGGTCGAGTGCGGCCGAGGCCTGCCACGCGCCCTTGGCTTCTTGCCGTGCCGCATGCAGCTTGGCGTAGCCGCAGAGCACCTCGACGAGCGCCATGGTGGTTTGGGTTGCTTCGCGCGAGCGTTGCTCGATGGTCAGGCAGATGGCGGCCTTGTGCCCGCCGCCCAGCGGCAGGTCGATTGGGCCGGCGATGACCGCCCCGCCCTCACTGCCTGCCCCGTACATGGGCGTTTCGGACGCGCTGAGCGCGAACACCCGGGCCTCGCCCTCGCGCGTTGCTTCGGCGGCAGCCGAGCGCACCCACGAGCCGTGCTCGATCTGGCTTGGGTCGATGCGCCTCGGCTCGCCGGCCTTGCCCGATTGCGGTTCGCCAGCGGTAACGGCGTAGGCAATGGACGGCTCTTCGGTGCCCTGCCCCTCGGCGTCGGCGGCCGAAACGATGACCACCGAGCCCTGCCGGGCGTTGGCCACGCGTGTGAGCACGCCGCACAGGCGGGCGAGGAAGGTGGTTGCGTTGGGCGATTCGGCCGAGAGTTCCTCGACGATGCGCTTCCACGCTGGTGTTCTCAGATTCGAGATATCCGTCACGGTCGCTCCTGTGTGGGGCAACGGGCCAATCGCGTAGCCCGCCGGCTCGCGACGGCCGGGCACGCTCGATTCGTTCTGGTTGGGCCGCCGGGCTGGTTAGCCGGCGTCGGCGGCCAGGGCGGGCTCGCCCTCGTGCTCCCCATCGTTATTGGGTGCCCGCTCGTCATGCTCCGCAAGGATGCGCATGAACGCCTCGGTCGGCTCGGTAAATCGGACCCACGCGGGCAGGCCCGACAGCAGCCGGTCGGGGTTATCCATCTCGACCTTCACCCAGACCTTGTCCGAGCCAAAGTCGGCCACGGGGCTCACCTCGGTCACGGTAGCCTCGAAGAGCTTGGGTTGGCCCGCCACGCTGACGGCCACCCACGCCTTGTCGCCGCGCTCCACCCCGGTGCTCAGCACGGTGCTGGTGGGCGTAGGCACCCGGACCTGGAGGGGGTCGATCGACACCAGACGCACGGCGGGCTCGCTGTCTTGCATGGCTTGGCCCGGCGTGACCTCGATGGCCGCCACGGTGCCGTCGAACTGGGCGGTCACCGCGAAACGCTCGAGTTCGGCCTTCTGACGCTCTAACACGATGCCCTGCTCGATGAATCGTTCTTCGGCCGTGTCGCGTTCGATCTTCGCGTTCTCCAGGGAAGCCTTGGCACGCTCGAACTCCAGGCTGCTCCCGCCGCCCTGCTCTCGGGCCGAATTCTGGTTGTCGAACTCGATCTGGGCGAGTTTCACACGGTTCTCTGCGGCCAGAATCTCGAAGCGGTTCTTGGCCCGGCGTTGCTGGAGGCGGTAGGCGGCTTGGATATCGCCGTCGCGGGCCCGCACGAGCACGTCGCCCTTCTTGACGTGGTCGCCCACGTCGACCAGCAC
It contains:
- a CDS encoding efflux RND transporter periplasmic adaptor subunit is translated as MANANHKTARVLLLILALPAIAGAALLPSANAQQGTEQSRSYAYEPSWAAEFGGIYHFTQPSKDALMGFNQPSEVRAVLVDVGDHVKKGDVLVRARDGDIQAAYRLQQRRAKNRFEILAAENRVKLAQIEFDNQNSAREQGGGSSLEFERAKASLENAKIERDTAEERFIEQGIVLERQKAELERFAVTAQFDGTVAAIEVTPGQAMQDSEPAVRLVSIDPLQVRVPTPTSTVLSTGVERGDKAWVAVSVAGQPKLFEATVTEVSPVADFGSDKVWVKVEMDNPDRLLSGLPAWVRFTEPTEAFMRILAEHDERAPNNDGEHEGEPALAADAG
- a CDS encoding efflux RND transporter periplasmic adaptor subunit, with protein sequence MTDISNLRTPAWKRIVEELSAESPNATTFLARLCGVLTRVANARQGSVVIVSAADAEGQGTEEPSIAYAVTAGEPQSGKAGEPRRIDPSQIEHGSWVRSAAAEATREGEARVFALSASETPMYGAGSEGGAVIAGPIDLPLGGGHKAAICLTIEQRSREATQTTMALVEVLCGYAKLHAARQEAKGAWQASAALDLAGRLIASINEASGFKGACLQLVNDLARAATADRAAIGWIKGLGDSGVVRVQALSDTEHVDRRLHMVRMLQAAMEECYDQAHAVVYPIPQVASGNPESDLEPAVDPTLSGAVTHAHRQLASSDARLKVASLPIRAGERVVGVVTIELSEEDQLEPAKLELLQATLDLVGPVIELRRSDDRPIPQRAWHSVLKSGTWLVGPRHTAWKVAALVALVTLLIVTFVKIPYRIDAQAELSAVHERAVAAPFAGIIASVPERIRPGVQVAKGDVLMMLDTTELRESRIDSQASVSAARREADEARKEGDLNAADQALGRLEQEQARLRYIDVQIERAVMVAPIDGTIVSGDPRRMIGSAINVGEPVFRIANLDELEVIARVPDNDIGYVSPESIGGFATRARPGERFEFNATSLVPLGQPDEGSNVFELRGTLTNPPGWLRPGMEGIAYIDTGDKRIIWVLSRRLLDTARLWLWY